The DNA segment ACGGGCGGCTCGCTGACCCGTATGCGCCCGACGCGCTGAAGGCCGTGGCCGAGGAGACGTCCCTCGGGTGTGACGCCGTCGCCCTCGCGCTGGTCCTGCGCCGACCCTGGGCCGGCGTGGTCCTCTCCGGCGCCGCGACGACCGTACAGCTCGCGTCCAACCTGCACGCCGCCGTCGTCGATCTCGACGAGGGGCAGCTGGAGAAGCTGACCGCGCTGGTGGAGGAGCCGGGCGCGTACTGGGAGCGGCGCGGGCAGCTGCCCTGGCACTGAGACGCATACGAGCAGACGGCCATGAGCTTCGCATGCCTTGAATGAGACAATGATGTCTCATATGGGTTATGGTTGTCTCATGGCCGTCGATCGTGACCACGTACTCCGCAGTGCCGCCGCACTGCTGACCCGCAAATCCACCGCGACCATGGACGAGGTCGCCAAGGCCGCCGGGATCAGCCGCGCCACACTGCACCGGCAGTTCGCCGGACGGGACGCGCTCGTCCGGGCGCTGGAGTCGCTGGGCATCGCGGAGTGCGAGGCCGCGGTGGACTCGGCGCGGCTGGACGAGGGTGCGGCGAGTGACGCCGTACGACGTCTCGTCCGCGGGATCGAGCCCGCCGCCGGACTTCTGGCCTTCCTCTACACCGAGAACCAGCTGTTCGAGGGCGAGGAGGTGGACGAGGGCTGGTCCCGGATCGACGCCCGGATCGCCGCGCTGTTCCGGCGCGGACAGGACAACGGCGAGTTCCGGATCGACCTCACGCCCACGTGGCTCACCGAGGCTCTGTTCGGGCTGCTCGCCTCCGGCGCCTGGGTCGTGCAGAGCGGCAAGGTCGCGGCCAACGACTTCCACCACATGATCGTCGAGCTGTTGCTCGGCGGCGCGCTCAGAAGAGAGGAATCATGACCAGCACCCTGCAGTCGGCGACCACGACCGAGGCGGTGACCAAGCGCCCCGGTCGTTGGCTCGCGCTGTCCGTCCTCGTCCTCGCCGTGCTGCTGGTGGCCGTGGACGCGACCGTCCTCGGCCTCGCGACCCCCTACATCAGCGAGGACCTGAAGCCCTCCGGCACCCAGCTGCTGTGGATAGGCGACGTCTACTCCTTCGTCATCGCCGGTCTGCTGGTGTCGATGGGCAGCCTCGGCGACCGCATAGGCCGCAAGCGGATCCTGCTCGTCGGCGCCACGGCGTTCGGTGCGGTGTCCGTGCTCAACGCCTATGC comes from the Streptomyces sp. NBC_00443 genome and includes:
- a CDS encoding TetR/AcrR family transcriptional regulator, yielding MAVDRDHVLRSAAALLTRKSTATMDEVAKAAGISRATLHRQFAGRDALVRALESLGIAECEAAVDSARLDEGAASDAVRRLVRGIEPAAGLLAFLYTENQLFEGEEVDEGWSRIDARIAALFRRGQDNGEFRIDLTPTWLTEALFGLLASGAWVVQSGKVAANDFHHMIVELLLGGALRREES